In Streptomyces rubradiris, one DNA window encodes the following:
- a CDS encoding Gfo/Idh/MocA family protein — protein MRIRTVLVGFGWSGREIWLPRLMANGDYEVVAAVDPDPARREAFTAATGRPAFGDVDALRAEDADLALVASPNHLHAALARRLLTRGLATFVEKPVCLSSAEADRLAAAERAGGVPLLAGSACRYRADVRALAGLAGELGHLRHIDLVWERACGVPRSQGWFTSRAEAGGGVLFDLGWHLLDVLETVAGPLAFVQAAASTSYDHVNDPRWTAAWRHDQPVPELDADVEDTVRGFLVTGSGLSVGLRASWATHAASHDVTEIRIEGSDDTAMLRSTFGFSPNREPRPRLSVVRRGRTSEITVPTEPIGAEYSRQLDDIRDHLADPSACGSAIAGVRRIVGTIEALYAASATPLLPAGPVMTAAAT, from the coding sequence ATGAGGATCCGCACCGTACTGGTCGGGTTCGGGTGGTCCGGCCGAGAGATCTGGCTTCCTCGTCTGATGGCAAACGGTGACTACGAGGTAGTGGCCGCGGTCGATCCGGATCCGGCCAGGCGGGAGGCGTTCACCGCGGCGACCGGCCGTCCGGCCTTCGGCGACGTCGACGCGCTGCGGGCCGAGGACGCCGACCTCGCGTTGGTCGCCTCGCCCAACCACCTGCACGCGGCGCTCGCGCGACGTCTTCTCACCCGAGGTCTCGCCACCTTCGTGGAGAAGCCGGTCTGCCTCTCGAGCGCGGAGGCGGACAGGCTGGCCGCGGCCGAGCGGGCAGGCGGCGTCCCGTTGCTGGCCGGAAGTGCGTGCCGATACCGCGCGGACGTGCGGGCACTGGCCGGTCTGGCCGGCGAGCTCGGCCACCTGCGCCACATCGACCTGGTGTGGGAACGGGCCTGCGGAGTGCCCCGGTCCCAGGGCTGGTTCACCAGCCGGGCGGAGGCAGGCGGCGGGGTGCTGTTCGACCTCGGATGGCATCTGCTCGATGTCCTGGAGACCGTCGCCGGGCCGTTGGCGTTCGTTCAGGCCGCCGCGTCCACCTCGTACGACCACGTCAACGACCCGCGCTGGACGGCGGCCTGGCGGCATGATCAGCCGGTGCCGGAACTCGACGCGGACGTCGAGGACACCGTGCGCGGCTTCCTGGTCACCGGCAGCGGTCTGTCGGTGGGCCTTCGCGCCAGCTGGGCCACGCACGCGGCGAGCCATGACGTCACCGAGATCCGGATCGAGGGGAGTGACGACACCGCGATGCTCCGGTCCACCTTCGGCTTCAGCCCCAATCGCGAGCCGCGGCCGCGGCTCAGCGTCGTCCGGCGGGGCCGGACGAGCGAGATCACGGTCCCGACCGAGCCGATCGGCGCCGAGTACTCCCGTCAGCTCGACGACATCAGGGACCACCTCGCCGATCCGTCGGCGTGCGGATCCGCGATCGCGGGCGTGCGGCGGATCGTCGGCA
- a CDS encoding DegT/DnrJ/EryC1/StrS family aminotransferase, with product MSPRPRPTFPDWPQFDDTERRALDRALSQGQWWRMGGSEVDSFEREFAGYHGAHHALAVTNGTHALELALQVLGAGPGTEVIVPAFTFISSSQAAQRIGAVAVPVDVDPETYNIDATATAEAITPRTRVIMPVHMAGLMADMDALDKLASDAGVRILQDAAHAHGARWRGKRVGELGSIAAFSFQNGKLMTAGEGGAVLFLDPDDYEKAFLHHSCGRPRTDRNYHHQVAGTNMRMNEFSAAVLRAQLGRLDGQIELREQRWRLLSQLLAQIPGVRPQGGDARADRNPHYMAMFRLPGWSEERRNLLVDRLVDAGIPAFAGFRAIYRTAAFWETGAPEESVDAVAKRCPNADAISQDCVWLHHRTLLASEQALTDTAAIVADQVAAG from the coding sequence ATGAGTCCGCGACCGAGGCCGACCTTTCCGGATTGGCCGCAATTCGATGACACCGAACGCCGAGCTCTTGATCGTGCGCTGTCCCAGGGCCAGTGGTGGCGCATGGGTGGCAGCGAGGTGGACAGCTTCGAGCGGGAGTTCGCCGGATACCACGGTGCCCACCACGCCCTCGCCGTCACCAACGGCACGCACGCGCTGGAGCTCGCCCTGCAGGTGCTGGGTGCGGGACCGGGCACCGAAGTGATCGTGCCGGCGTTCACCTTCATCTCCTCGTCCCAGGCCGCTCAGCGGATCGGGGCCGTCGCCGTGCCGGTGGACGTCGATCCGGAGACCTACAACATCGACGCGACCGCCACCGCCGAGGCGATCACACCGCGGACCCGGGTGATCATGCCGGTGCACATGGCGGGTCTCATGGCCGACATGGACGCACTGGACAAGCTCGCCTCCGATGCCGGCGTCCGGATCCTTCAGGACGCGGCCCACGCGCACGGTGCCCGGTGGCGGGGCAAGCGCGTGGGCGAGCTGGGCTCGATCGCGGCGTTCAGCTTCCAGAACGGCAAGCTGATGACCGCGGGCGAGGGCGGCGCGGTGCTGTTCTTGGACCCGGACGACTACGAGAAGGCATTCCTGCATCACTCCTGCGGCCGGCCGCGCACCGACCGCAACTATCACCACCAGGTGGCCGGCACCAACATGCGGATGAACGAGTTCTCGGCCGCCGTCCTGCGCGCTCAGCTGGGCCGCCTCGACGGCCAGATCGAGCTGCGCGAGCAGCGGTGGCGGTTGCTGTCGCAGCTCTTGGCCCAGATCCCCGGCGTCCGGCCGCAGGGCGGTGATGCGCGGGCCGACCGGAATCCGCACTACATGGCGATGTTCCGGCTTCCCGGCTGGTCGGAGGAGCGTCGCAACCTCCTCGTCGATCGCCTGGTCGACGCGGGGATCCCGGCGTTCGCGGGCTTCCGCGCCATCTACCGCACCGCGGCGTTCTGGGAGACCGGCGCACCCGAGGAGTCCGTCGACGCGGTCGCCAAGCGGTGCCCCAACGCCGACGCGATCAGCCAGGACTGCGTCTGGCTGCACCACCGCACCCTGCTCGCGTCGGAGCAGGCTCTCACCGACACCGCCGCCATCGTGGCCGACCAGGTGGCCGCCGGATGA
- a CDS encoding TPMT family class I SAM-dependent methyltransferase, translating into MGEQFDTVLDCALFHAFSETERVRYAGSLATVMPPDARLFLLCISDRHHPGSGPRRESQGGIRARRVSQDEIRATFADGWRVDSIEPATLENNRDIDGAPGWLAAITRT; encoded by the coding sequence TTGGGCGAGCAGTTCGACACCGTGCTCGACTGCGCCCTGTTCCACGCGTTCAGCGAGACCGAACGCGTCCGCTACGCCGGCAGCCTGGCCACCGTGATGCCGCCGGACGCGCGGTTGTTCCTGCTCTGCATCAGCGACCGCCATCACCCCGGCAGCGGACCGCGACGGGAGAGCCAGGGCGGGATCCGCGCCAGGCGGGTGAGCCAGGACGAAATCCGGGCCACCTTCGCCGACGGCTGGCGGGTCGATTCGATCGAACCCGCGACATTGGAGAACAACAGAGACATCGACGGGGCACCGGGCTGGCTGGCCGCGATCACCCGCACCTGA
- a CDS encoding class I SAM-dependent methyltransferase — MGGSKVEGFDAHYAGTPLWDLGRPQTALRDLAEAGAFRGRVLDVGCGTGEVALMAAALGLPTVGIDSASTAIGIARRKAEERGLPARFLVGDALNSATWASSSTPCSTAPCSTRSARPNASATPAAWPP; from the coding sequence ATGGGTGGCAGCAAGGTGGAGGGCTTCGACGCGCACTACGCCGGAACACCGCTCTGGGACCTCGGCCGCCCCCAGACGGCCCTGCGCGACCTCGCCGAGGCGGGCGCCTTCCGCGGCCGGGTGCTCGACGTCGGGTGCGGCACCGGCGAGGTCGCGCTCATGGCGGCGGCCCTCGGCCTGCCGACGGTCGGCATCGACTCGGCGTCGACGGCGATCGGGATCGCGCGGCGCAAAGCGGAAGAGCGCGGCCTGCCGGCGCGCTTCCTGGTCGGGGACGCACTCAACTCGGCGACTTGGGCGAGCAGTTCGACACCGTGCTCGACTGCGCCCTGTTCCACGCGTTCAGCGAGACCGAACGCGTCCGCTACGCCGGCAGCCTGGCCACCGTGA